One part of the Dyadobacter sp. 676 genome encodes these proteins:
- the rluF gene encoding 23S rRNA pseudouridine(2604) synthase RluF, which produces MEPVRINKFISETGFCSRREADKLVEQGRVTLNGREAVLGDKAAEGDDVRVDGKSLKAKKPAVYIAFNKPVGITCTTERHVKGNIIDYIRHKERIFPIGRLDKPSEGLIFLTSDGDIVNKILRAGNNHEKEYVVTVNKPVTPDFIQKMSAGVPILGVVTRKCFVRKESSFVFTIILTQGLNRQIRRMCEYLGYSVTRLKRVRIMNVTLKDLPTGQWRDLTADEMQEINEAVSRSTKTEEASYPDEWEE; this is translated from the coding sequence TTGGAACCAGTAAGGATCAACAAGTTTATCAGCGAAACCGGCTTTTGTTCGAGAAGGGAGGCCGACAAGCTCGTAGAGCAGGGCCGCGTGACGCTCAATGGCCGGGAGGCCGTTCTGGGCGATAAAGCTGCGGAAGGCGACGACGTGCGTGTCGATGGAAAGTCTCTGAAGGCTAAAAAACCTGCGGTCTATATCGCATTCAACAAGCCGGTGGGCATTACCTGTACAACGGAACGGCATGTCAAGGGCAATATCATCGATTACATCCGTCACAAGGAGCGCATTTTTCCCATCGGCCGGCTCGACAAACCTTCTGAGGGACTGATATTCCTGACGAGTGACGGGGATATCGTGAACAAGATTCTCCGCGCCGGGAATAATCACGAAAAGGAATACGTGGTGACTGTCAATAAGCCCGTTACTCCCGATTTTATACAAAAAATGTCGGCTGGCGTGCCTATTTTAGGAGTTGTGACCCGGAAATGCTTCGTGAGAAAGGAAAGCAGTTTCGTTTTTACGATCATTCTGACCCAGGGCCTTAACCGCCAGATCCGCCGGATGTGTGAATACCTGGGGTACAGTGTGACCAGACTGAAACGCGTCCGGATCATGAATGTGACGTTAAAGGATCTGCCGACGGGCCAATGGCGCGACCTGACCGCCGACGAAATGCAGGAAATCAATGAGGCCGTGTCGCGGTCGACCAAGACTGAGGAGGCTTCCTATCCGGATGAATGGGAGGAGTAG
- a CDS encoding serine hydrolase: MARFLLLFLLLGQRLFAQAPDTVLLEKLLRSRLELFGNILNHPQKNEVQVLYTQIDRDRNNVPHFKSYSYNLDDLHYFFPASTVKLPTVIFALEKLNELKITGLSRNSTMITGADFAKQTPVEKDSSAANGMPSLEHYIKKILLVSDNDAYNRLYEWIGRAEINERLHRHGLTTSRILNRYAVKDTDETSRHTNPVSFYDGARLIYSQPGRFDPKDYPLNLTSTTMGRAYMDSSDRLVNKPFDMSNKNAFSLTDQQQVLKKLLFPEVFPERERFHLTAEDYRLIYTYMSKLPSESDFPRYDPVEYWPLYAKFLFYGADKDARPDRNIRIFNKYGDSYGFIVDNAYIVDFENRIEFMLSAVVQSNEDGVFNDNRYEYKEVCNPFMKNLGRLIYQYELGRKREFRPDLSRFRIEY, encoded by the coding sequence ATGGCCAGATTTTTGCTTTTGTTTTTGTTGCTTGGCCAGCGTTTGTTTGCGCAGGCGCCCGACACGGTTTTGCTTGAAAAACTGCTGCGAAGCCGGCTGGAATTATTTGGCAATATCCTTAACCATCCGCAGAAAAACGAGGTCCAGGTGCTTTATACGCAGATTGACCGAGATCGGAACAATGTGCCGCATTTCAAAAGTTACAGCTATAACCTCGATGACCTGCATTACTTTTTCCCCGCGAGCACTGTGAAGCTGCCCACGGTGATTTTTGCATTGGAAAAGCTGAATGAGCTGAAAATTACCGGTTTGAGCCGTAACAGCACTATGATCACGGGGGCCGATTTCGCTAAACAGACGCCGGTCGAAAAGGACAGCTCCGCCGCCAATGGCATGCCTTCATTGGAACATTATATTAAAAAAATATTACTCGTAAGCGATAACGATGCCTATAACCGGCTTTACGAATGGATCGGCCGGGCGGAGATCAACGAGAGATTGCATAGGCATGGACTGACGACCAGCCGCATTCTCAATCGTTACGCGGTAAAGGACACCGACGAAACGTCGAGACATACCAACCCGGTGAGTTTTTATGACGGTGCGAGGCTGATTTACAGCCAGCCCGGGAGGTTCGATCCGAAAGACTATCCGTTGAACCTGACCAGCACAACTATGGGCAGAGCCTACATGGACAGTTCCGACCGGCTCGTGAACAAACCGTTCGATATGTCCAACAAGAATGCATTCAGCCTTACCGACCAGCAACAGGTATTGAAAAAGCTGCTTTTTCCGGAAGTGTTTCCCGAGCGTGAACGCTTTCATTTAACAGCGGAAGATTACCGGCTCATTTACACTTACATGAGCAAATTACCTTCCGAAAGTGATTTTCCGCGTTACGATCCCGTCGAATATTGGCCACTCTACGCGAAGTTTCTCTTTTACGGAGCAGACAAAGACGCCAGGCCTGACAGGAATATCAGGATTTTCAACAAGTATGGGGACTCGTACGGGTTCATTGTCGACAATGCCTATATCGTCGATTTTGAGAACAGGATAGAGTTTATGCTCAGTGCGGTCGTGCAGTCGAACGAGGATGGGGTTTTCAATGACAATCGCTACGAATACAAGGAAGTGTGTAACCCGTTTATGAAAAACCTCGGTCGACTGATTTATCAATATGAATTGGGCAGAAAAAGAGAATTCCGGCCCGATCTGTCCAGGTTCCGCATTGAATACTAA